A single Phragmites australis chromosome 4, lpPhrAust1.1, whole genome shotgun sequence DNA region contains:
- the LOC133916739 gene encoding scarecrow-like protein 21, whose amino-acid sequence MSTHASNRLNRNPDNSEIPYYNGNLMHVVGNGTYYMQQNHDDMHYVSSDDGSQTSNSRAQGFQAQYCTLDSSSANCVYPAHSSTSQSISGSPLSQQESHFDHAYGSSPSASCITQVPSLTLRDIENVMFGPDSDTVSPDSSLLPGTALYENNWRELLGINTGDLKQVLIACGKAVDENAYYMDALMSELRQMVSISGEPMQRLGAYMLEGLIARLSFTGHALYKSLKCKEPVATSSELMSYMHLLYDICPFFKFGYMSANGAIAEAVKGENFIHIIDFQIAQGTQWITIIQVLAARPGRQPYLRITGIDDSNSVHARGGGLDIVGQRLHNIAQSCGLSFEFNAVPAASHEVMFEHLCIRPGEAIAVNFAYQLHHTPDESVGVENHRDRILRMVKSLSPRVVTLVEQEANTNTAPFFLRYLETLDYYTAMFEAIDVALPRDDKKRISAEQHCVARDIVNLIACEGAERVERHEPFGKWRARLAMSGFRQYPLSPVVNSTIKTLLDSYHSYYRPEERDGVLYLGWKNRKLVVSSAWF is encoded by the coding sequence ATGTCAACACATGCCTCTAACCGGTTGAACAGAAATCCAGACAATTCTGAAATACCGTACTATAATGGCAATTTAATGCATGTTGTGGGCAATGGAACTTACTATATGCAACAAAATCATGATGATATGCACTACGTGTCCTCTGATGATGGGTCCCAGACCAGTAATTCTAGGGCTCAAGGGTTTCAAGCACAGTACTGCACCCTAGACTCGTCCTCAGCCAATTGTGTTTATCCTGCACATAGCTCTACTTCTCAGAgcataagtgggagccctctgTCTCAGCAAGAGAGTCACTTTGATCATGCATACGGTTCCTCTCCAAGTGCGTCGTGCATTACTCAGGTTCCCAGTTTGACACTCAGGGATATAGAAAATGTGATGTTTGGACCTGATTCTGACACAGTTAGCCCTGACAGCTCCTTACTACCTGGTACTGCTTTGTATGAAAACAACTGGAGAGAACTTCTGGGAATTAATACTGGGGATTTGAAGCAGGTACTTATAGCGTGTGGTAAGGCTGTTGACGAGAATGCTTACTATATGGATGCACTGATGTCTGAGTTAAGGCAGATGGTTTCCATCTCCGGTGAACCAATGCAGCGTCTAGGAGCCTATATGTTGGAAGGCCTCATTGCGAGGCTTTCTTTCACTGGACATGCCCTATATAAATCTCTTAAGTGTAAAGAGCCTGTGGCTACAAGTTCTGAGCTCATGTCCTATATGCATCTTCTTTACGACATCTGTCCATTCTTCAAGTTTGGTTACATGTCTGCCAATGGTGCAATAGCTGAGGCTGTTAAGGGTGAAAACTTTATTCACATCATCGATTTCCAAATCGCTCAGGGGACTCAGTGGATAACTATTATACAGGTCCTTGCTGCAAGGCCTGGGAGACAACCATACCTAAGAATTACTGGTATTGATGACTCAAATTCTGTTCATGCCCGAGGTGGTGGACTGGATATAGTTGGACAGAGGTTGCACAACATCGCCCAGTCATGTGGTCTGTCCTTTGAGTTCAATGCTGTCCCAGCAGCTAGTCATGAGGTTATGTTTGAACATCTTTGTATAAGACCTGGAGAAGCTATCGCTGTGAATTTTGCTTACCAGCTGCATCACACTCCTGATGAGAGTGTGGGCGTAGAAAACCATCGTGATAGGATCCTGAGGATGGTCAAGAGCCTCTCTCCTAGGGTGGTAACTCTTGTAGAGCAGGAGGCGAATACAAACACAGCACCTTTCTTTCTTAGATACTTGGAGACTCTTGATTATTACACAGCCATGTTTGAGGCAATAGATGTTGCTCTCCCCAGGGATGACAAGAAGCGCATTAGCGCAGAGCAGCACTGTGTTGCAAGAGATATCGTCAATTTAATTGCATGTGAAGGTGCAGAAAGAGTAGAGAGGCATGAGCCTTTTGGAAAATGGAGGGCAAGACTTGCAATGTCTGGGTTTCGACAATACCCATTAAGTCCAGTGGTGAACAGTACCATCAAAACACTGCTCGATAGTTACCACAGCTATTACAGGCCCGAGGAGAGAGATGGTGTCCTTTATCTTGGCTGGAAGAACAGAAAACTGGTTGTATCTTCTGCCTGGTTCTGA